TACTCATCGTGATAGCGGTACAGGTTCCGACCGCTATAAGGCAGCTACAAAAAAAAGAACAAGAATTAGATGAAATGTCTGAAAAGGAACAAGAGTCCCACAATGGCTACATTGAAGTGAGATGACATACTTTTGTCTACAGAAGTAACTGACTAAGGATCCACATTTTTTCCTAGTAAAGTCTGGCTTGCTAGAAATAGTACCATGTCCATATATAATCAAATAACCTTTAACAAGTCAATCCACTGAGACACCGTCATCATATAATTCAGAAGCAATTCAAACGTCAACTAATTTCACTAGCCAAAGTTACCAGCATGAAATCAAAGAGATAAGAAGTTTGAAGATAGCAATGTTTGTGAAAACATACAAGGTAACATAGCTCTGAGCCTTGGACTGCTCCCTACGGTCATAGAAATCATGATATTTTTGTGATCTAATACTGAACCTCAGCCTTAAAACCAAGGCAATCAAGGAGGCTCAAGAACCAAGTGGGAATGTGGGATACACTTCGTAGCAGTTCACTGCGAGTTAAGGTTACATATGAAATGGCTAAGAAGCAACCAATTTTAAGGGGGCACTAATAAAAATCAGCACCTAGAGTTGTCTGAAGTTTGAATAAACAGAAAAGAACTGGCAAACTTTTCAAATCCAACACCGCAAGTACTATCATCCATCGGTGACCACAAAGCAAGGGCAATAGATACAAACTCAATGTTCATAAACCACAGCAAAGAATATGGTGATGCCAGTCATACAATCATCATCTTCTGTTGGAAAACAGTTTTAACTCGTACCACAAACTCATGGCTTAACTTTTTATACTAACGTTGCAGCTGTGGTTGGAGCCAATGAAGCAAAATGAACTACCTTACTGATTGCCGGATTTCACGGTGTGTGTTGAAATAGTTTCTGAACACCCATGATTATGATAATAATAACCAAAGTAGTCAACTGGATGACTAGATGTAGATATAGACAGTACACTTACAAAATTACGAGGGGCAATCCGTTGGTAGTCATTCAATCCAGCTTTATAGGTATCGTCGGGATGGACGAACCACTCAAAACTTTCATCCTCCTCTAACCGCTTAAAGTACAACTCCTTACCAAGTTCAGCATCAGTGTATTCTTCTGGTTCCTTAAGCTCACGTTCACGTGCGCACTCCGGCTTCACAGCCTACACATAGGTgataaaaacatgaaaaaaatcATCCACACATACCAAACCAGAGGGCTGGATTTGCTACTATGGCACACAACTACAAATTTTAAAAGACATACGTGAATTGAAGTGAGCGGTGACTGATTGATACAGCATGTAGGTACCTTGTAATAAGTGATGCGAAGGCGTCCAAGGCGCGTTTCTATCTTGTCTTCTTCCTTCCATGTCATATAAAGTGGCAGGTCCATACGAGGAAGAGGAATGTTGGGACGCAAAAGTTGAGCATAACGGGTTTCGTCTTCCTCGCTGATAAGGACGTCCGGCCCGAAGCAATCCTGGCTTGTTTCTTGCGCCGAATCTGTTCTGAGCAGCGGCTCCATGTCTGCTGCATGAGGAATCGGATCTTGACCCCCTTGGATTGTGTCCTCCATGTCTCCATGGTCCTGGGCACTGGCAGGAGCATCGAATGATGACGGGGGTACGTTGCGGCGCCTCTTCTCCCCTGTCCACGCCTTGTTTGCCGCATCTCCATCATCGGCCACTTGGCCAATCTGGACGGGCTTCTCGTGCAGCATCTCGATCAAACTATACGGCCGCGGGACGAGGGAGGAGGTCGAGCTGGGcggcggcgtcgatctgctggcgaAAGAGACGTTTCCGGAGGCGACGGTCGGCGGCAGAGGACGTAGTCAGGGGggtggaggcggcggcagcgggaGGTGCGTGTCGACGGCGATGGCTGCGGCGTGAAACCCTAGGCGCTTGTCTAGACGGTAGGCGCAGAGGACGTGGTCGGGGTTGGCTGAGGGGCGGCGGTGTGGAGTGGCGACGGGGATGGGAGGCGACGGCTACGGCGATGGCATGAAACCCTAGCCACTTTTGTTTGGGTCACTCGATTGTAGGCCAAGGTAAATTTGCTGCACATTGAGGGTGCGTTTGGTAGTAaagtatttttggagttttttttgGGAGGGCTGCTACACGTCCGCCGacggatctttttaaaagatccgccgCCTCGCAAGCCACTAGATCTGGCACAATCTTACGGTTGAACGTCTTGCTCTACTTTGCAACAAATGTCTTGTTGCGGAAACATTTGCAAAGAGGTTGTGTTGCAAAATTTAATTTTATTTTATTGCAACATAGATTGTGTCACGGGATTTTTTTGAAACATAGATTGTGTCACGACATTTTTCTTTTTTAACAAAGGTTGTGTCGTAGAAAGAAAATGTACGCACTTTTTTTTGCAACATAGATAATGTTTCAGGAATCCTTTTGCAACACGGACGATGTTGCAAAAAACTTTGCAATGAAACATGATGTCGCAACACCACGTCGTCGCCGTTTGCAACTCAGTCGTTGTTGTAGAAACTCATCGGCCAGTGACCGCACGGCCTGGCGGGCACATGCTAATTCTGTTGCACGCACGAGGCCGAGGCGGTTCATACGGAGGGAAGCGCAGGGTCGCGGCGCTCCTGGACGCCGGACCGAGGAGATGCGCGAGGAGGCTGTGAGTTCTAGGTGGCGGCGCAGTGGAAGTCGACGACCGACCGCGAAATCTGGTGGTGGAGGTCGGCCATGGCAATGGTTGTTTCTGGATCTGTAACTAGTTGAGTACGGAGGACACCGCCAACAGAGGGTTGGTCGTCGTCACCACCGCAGGGGGTCTGCGCCCGCTTGTCCCGATAGGCCTGCGATGACCCCACTGTAGAATCCAGCCGCCTTCGCTCTCCCCAATCCTAGCCGCTGCAGGATTTAAGTCCCCGTCCGTTTTGCAACTAATTGAAGAGTGCACATGCGGGAGCCTGCAAACGATCACTTGAGGTGGGCTGAGAGCGCGCCACATCtgccgccacgtgtcgcgctctgtgcGCTCcctccagtttttgtttttttatttttggcaCGCGTTTTTGGTTTTTTAGATGGTTTTCCCCTGGTTTTTCGGCTTTTTAGTTTTTCACCTGTCTTTCTTAGTTTTTGAGAAAAAA
This is a stretch of genomic DNA from Triticum dicoccoides isolate Atlit2015 ecotype Zavitan unplaced genomic scaffold, WEW_v2.0 scaffold53052, whole genome shotgun sequence. It encodes these proteins:
- the LOC119346861 gene encoding uncharacterized protein LOC119346861, which produces MLHEKPVQIGQVADDGDAANKAWTGEKRRRNVPPSSFDAPASAQDHGDMEDTIQGGQDPIPHAADMEPLLRTDSAQETSQDCFGPDVLISEEDETRYAQLLRPNIPLPRMDLPLYMTWKEEDKIETRLGRLRITYYKAVKPECARERELKEPEEYTDAELGKELYFKRLEEDESFEWFVHPDDTYKAGLNDYQRIAPRNFLPYSGRNLYRYHDEYRSRYHTYKIDALYVKYYAEISKKIKWITEYLHLDRSTKEWFDKDTRAWRQALKIATGFPHMTVRLAAFAYNEYILEMDKDASLKDIDLLYFEIWRRVAKKNEVYEMDKFDVHKRRLDGELKGVPAIATIKEYMHYVVRQGGIDAKTEEDKARDVFRKLSVSMHKAMNMAQYAQKKLDLADELKLDKEGGVVPLKRPFEF